GTCGTAGGTGATGCCGTTGAGGGTCGGCTCGATTAGTTGTGTCGATCCACCTTTCACTACACTATATACAGAAGAATGGTTGCGCCGACAATCAAAATAACTGTACAGCGCCGAATTCTGCGCTGGTTTTCCCGTAGGTGTTTGTCCTATCAAACTGGATCGACACGCAGGTCGGCCGCTACTTTAGGGGTTGACTGCTGGTCGGCACTTGGACGTCGAAGGCGTTGAGCGTCATCGCGACCATGGAATAAAAACCGACGCCGCTGACCAGTTCGACCATGCGCTGCTCGTCGAACAGTTTCATGCCGCGTTCGAAAGTCGCCGCCGACAGTGTTTGGGTGGTGTTCAATTCGAGCGTAATGTCGTAAACCGCGCGCTCGTCTTCTTTAATGAAATTTGGCGTGCGGCGCTCGCGGATGGCGTCGACGATGTCTTGGGCGATGCCATATTGCAGCGCGTGAGGCTCGTGGATGAACCAAGCGTACTGCGCACTGGCCGAGCGCGCCGCGACCAAAATCATTAACTGGACTAAGCGCCGTTCGAGATTGACCCGCGCGGCGAACATATCTTGCAGCTTGAGCGTGCCGGCGCCGAGTTCGGCGTTGCGCAGCCAGACGGCGAAGGGCCCGCGCACTTGGCCGCGCAGGCTTTTGATCTCGTCGTAAATTTTGCGCTGCTCAGTGGAGAGTTTGTTTTCATCGAGTTCGGGTAGTCTGCCCATTTGGTCCTCGTGTCGGATTGTCGTGATCGTGTTCGTGGCTCGTGCTCGTTTCGGGAATTCCGACCACGATCACGCCTTCTTAGGTTCGGCCGGTCAGTTTCCGTCCTTGATCCAACACGCCGAAGGAACGCGGCGACGACGGCATCAAGAAGCGATAACCGTCTTTGACCAAGCGCTCGATATTCTTGCCGTCCGGGTGCGGGTGGCCGCAGACGACGTTATGCTCTTTGCAGATTTTCAAAATGTTATTGATCGCGTCCGCGACCACGGGATGATCGTAGTCACGCGGATGGCCGAGTTCTTGGGATAAATCGCCTTCGCCGATCAAGACCACGCCGATGCCGGAGACTTCTTTTAAAATCTTCGGCAGGTTTTCAATCGCCCGCATCTCTTCGCACTGGATGACGACTAATATTTCGCCGTCGGGGGCTAACGGCCAGACATCGGCGCGCTTGTAATATTCCTGCTGCGATAGTCCCCAGTAGCGCGCGGCGCGGGCCGGCGCGTCGCCGCGGATGCCGGGCGGATGGTAGCGCGGCGCGCTTTTCAGGCGCGGATAGCGCGCGGCGCCCACCGCATTCGCGGCCTCTTCGACGGAGCTGACGTGCGGGAATATGATGCCCATGACGCCGATGTCGAGCACTTGCTTGGCGATCCAGCTGTTCATTTCGATTCCATTCGGAGGAATTCGTACCATCGGTGTGACCGCCGGCGCGAGGGTGGCGCTGCTGACGATCTGGCTGCGGTCGAGCATGAATTGCAGGGCGTTGCGCAGTCCGGGAAAATCCAGCGGCGCATGTTCCATCTCAAAGGCGACGCCATCGAGCTTGGTACTTGCCATGGCGATGGCATTTTCGATATCGACGGAGCCGAACGCGACGAAGGCGGTTTGGCCTTGTTCGAGGGCTTTGATTACGCCGTTTAGCCGGGGTATGTCTGACATTTGCAATCGCTCCTATGTTTGAAGTATGGCGACCTATAACATTGCACGCGACGGCTGACAAATGGCGAGCGGATTGTTCACCACGAAGACGCGAAGGACACGAAGTTCGGAAAACATATTG
This Deltaproteobacteria bacterium DNA region includes the following protein-coding sequences:
- a CDS encoding carboxymuconolactone decarboxylase family protein; its protein translation is MGRLPELDENKLSTEQRKIYDEIKSLRGQVRGPFAVWLRNAELGAGTLKLQDMFAARVNLERRLVQLMILVAARSASAQYAWFIHEPHALQYGIAQDIVDAIRERRTPNFIKEDERAVYDITLELNTTQTLSAATFERGMKLFDEQRMVELVSGVGFYSMVAMTLNAFDVQVPTSSQPLK
- a CDS encoding aldolase, which translates into the protein MSDIPRLNGVIKALEQGQTAFVAFGSVDIENAIAMASTKLDGVAFEMEHAPLDFPGLRNALQFMLDRSQIVSSATLAPAVTPMVRIPPNGIEMNSWIAKQVLDIGVMGIIFPHVSSVEEAANAVGAARYPRLKSAPRYHPPGIRGDAPARAARYWGLSQQEYYKRADVWPLAPDGEILVVIQCEEMRAIENLPKILKEVSGIGVVLIGEGDLSQELGHPRDYDHPVVADAINNILKICKEHNVVCGHPHPDGKNIERLVKDGYRFLMPSSPRSFGVLDQGRKLTGRT